One genomic window of Tatumella citrea includes the following:
- a CDS encoding YchJ family protein encodes MSTEPCPCGSQQNYDHCCGRYISGTQIAPDAQSLMRSRYTAYQRGNVPWLIESWHQSQRSPGLEQLISANLSETQWLGLNVISHDYNNDSNEAFVTFFARYCEKNQTSAIYERSRFIREEQHWYYVDGVHLQAGRNDTCPCGSGRKYKKCCGQ; translated from the coding sequence GTGTCCACCGAACCCTGTCCTTGTGGAAGCCAGCAGAATTATGACCATTGTTGTGGCCGGTATATCAGCGGAACACAGATTGCGCCTGATGCACAATCGCTCATGCGTTCCCGCTATACTGCGTATCAACGTGGTAATGTGCCATGGCTGATAGAAAGCTGGCATCAATCTCAGAGAAGTCCCGGACTCGAACAACTTATTTCCGCCAATCTGTCTGAGACCCAATGGCTCGGGCTGAACGTTATCTCACATGACTATAATAATGATAGTAATGAAGCATTTGTTACTTTTTTTGCCCGATATTGCGAAAAAAATCAAACTTCGGCGATTTACGAACGGTCTCGCTTTATCAGGGAAGAGCAACACTGGTATTATGTTGACGGCGTTCATCTGCAGGCGGGCAGAAACGATACCTGCCCTTGCGGTTCCGGCAGGAAATATAAAAAATGTTGTGGTCAGTAG
- a CDS encoding NAD-dependent epimerase, which yields MNYLVTGAAGFIGFTVCRRLLEAGLRVVGIDNLNDYYDVRLKQDRVELLKAFPGFTFEQVDIADRAAMDSLFSRHSFQRVIHLAAQAGVRYSLENPHVYVDSNVVGHLNVLEGCRHHKIGHLLYASSSSVYGLNRKLPFSTEDSVDHPVSLYAATKKANELMSHSYSHLYQLPVTGLRFFTVYGPWGRPDMALFKFTRAILAGESIDVYNYGQMQRDFTYIDDIVEAIFLLQDKIPQPDPDWTVESGSAAKSSAPYSIYNIGNSQPVALMDYINALEDALGITAKKNMLPLQAGDVLDTSADTAELYNLINFKPDTSVREGVKKFVSWYRDYYKV from the coding sequence ATGAACTATCTGGTGACAGGCGCAGCAGGGTTTATCGGTTTTACTGTCTGCCGGCGTTTGCTGGAAGCCGGGCTCCGTGTTGTGGGTATCGATAATCTGAATGATTATTATGATGTCCGGCTGAAACAGGACCGGGTAGAGTTGCTAAAGGCATTTCCTGGTTTCACTTTTGAGCAGGTTGATATTGCTGACAGGGCCGCGATGGATTCATTATTCAGCCGCCATTCTTTCCAGCGTGTCATTCATCTTGCCGCTCAGGCAGGTGTTCGTTATTCACTGGAAAATCCACATGTCTATGTAGATTCAAACGTTGTCGGGCACCTCAATGTGCTGGAAGGTTGTCGACATCATAAAATTGGGCATCTGCTCTATGCCAGTTCAAGCTCTGTCTATGGGTTAAACCGTAAATTACCGTTTTCCACGGAAGACAGTGTCGATCATCCGGTCTCATTATATGCTGCGACCAAAAAAGCTAATGAACTGATGAGTCATAGTTATTCTCATTTATATCAGTTGCCAGTGACAGGATTGCGCTTTTTTACAGTTTATGGTCCGTGGGGCCGGCCTGACATGGCGCTGTTTAAATTTACCCGTGCGATACTGGCCGGTGAATCCATCGATGTATATAACTACGGGCAAATGCAACGAGATTTCACATATATTGATGATATTGTGGAAGCCATTTTTCTGCTGCAGGATAAAATCCCACAACCAGACCCTGACTGGACGGTGGAAAGCGGTTCAGCAGCGAAAAGCTCTGCCCCCTACAGTATTTATAATATAGGCAACAGCCAGCCGGTGGCTCTGATGGATTACATCAATGCACTTGAAGACGCCTTAGGAATTACGGCTAAAAAGAATATGTTACCTTTGCAGGCAGGGGATGTTCTGGATACCAGTGCAGATACAGCGGAATTATATAACCTGATTAACTTTAAGCCGGATACTTCAGTACGTGAAGGCGTTAAGAAGTTTGTTAGCTGGTATCGGGATTATTACAAAGTATAA
- the purU gene encoding formyltetrahydrofolate deformylase: MQAQTLQRKVLRTICPDAKGLIAKITNICYKHELNIVQNNEFVDHRTGRFFMRTELEGIFNDTTLLADLDSALPGGSVRELQPAGRRRVVIMVTKEAHCLGDLLMKSTFGGLDMEIAAVIGNHETLRSLVERFDIPFVLVSHEGLTREDHDMRMADEIERYQPDYVVLAKYMRVLTPEFVKRFPNQIINIHHSFLPAFIGARPYHQAYERGVKIIGATAHYVNDNLDEGPIIMQDVIHVDHSFTADDMMRAGRDVEKNALSRALDKVLAQRVFVYGNRTIIL; this comes from the coding sequence ATGCAAGCCCAGACGTTACAGAGAAAAGTTTTACGAACCATCTGTCCTGATGCTAAAGGACTCATCGCTAAAATTACCAATATTTGTTACAAGCACGAACTAAATATTGTCCAGAATAATGAATTTGTCGATCACCGTACCGGCCGCTTTTTTATGCGTACCGAGCTGGAAGGCATTTTTAATGACACCACATTACTGGCAGATTTAGACAGCGCTTTACCTGGCGGATCGGTGCGTGAACTGCAACCTGCAGGGCGCCGTCGTGTCGTAATTATGGTCACCAAAGAGGCTCATTGCCTTGGTGATTTGCTGATGAAAAGCACCTTTGGTGGCCTGGATATGGAGATTGCGGCGGTCATAGGTAACCATGAGACACTGCGTTCTCTGGTAGAACGGTTTGATATCCCGTTCGTACTGGTCAGTCATGAGGGTTTGACCCGTGAAGATCACGACATGCGTATGGCAGACGAAATTGAGCGTTATCAGCCTGACTATGTAGTACTGGCAAAATATATGCGTGTTCTGACCCCGGAATTTGTAAAACGGTTTCCAAATCAGATTATTAATATCCATCATTCTTTCCTGCCTGCCTTTATTGGCGCACGTCCATACCATCAGGCCTATGAACGCGGCGTGAAGATTATTGGCGCCACTGCGCACTACGTGAATGATAATCTGGATGAGGGTCCAATCATTATGCAGGACGTTATTCATGTTGATCACAGCTTTACGGCTGACGATATGATGCGTGCGGGACGTGATGTAGAAAAGAATGCTCTCAGCCGTGCCCTGGATAAGGTGCTTGCTCAGCGGGTATTTGTTTACGGCAACCGGACTATTATTCTGTAA
- the adhE gene encoding bifunctional acetaldehyde-CoA/alcohol dehydrogenase encodes MTVTNVAELNALVARVKHAQQQYADFSQEQVDKIFRAAALAAADARIPLAKMAVAESGMGIVEDKVIKNHFASEYIYNAYKDEKTCGILETDDTFGTITIAEPIGLICGIVPTTNPTSTAIFKALISLKTRNGIIFSPHPRAKNATNKAADIVLQAAIAAGAPKDLIGWIDEPSVELSNQLMHHPDINLILATGGPGMVKAAYSSGKPAIGVGAGNTPVVIDNTADIKRAVASILMSKTFDNGVICASEQSVIVDDTVYDAVRERFSSHGGYLLQGSELQAVQNIILKNGGLNAAIVGQPATQIAEMAGINVPADTKILIGEVSVIDESEPFAHEKLSPTLAMYRAKDFNDALLKAEKLVEMGGIGHTSCLYTDQDNQPERVKLFGEKMKTARILINTPASQGGIGDLYNFKLAPSLTLGCGSWGGNSISENVGPKHLINKKTVAKRAENMLWHKLPKSIYFRRGSLPIALEEIAGDGAKRAFIVTDRFLFNNGYADQVTRVLKAHGVETEIFFEVEADPTLSIVRKGAAQMHSFKPDVIIALGGGSPMDAAKIMWVMYEHPETHFEELALRFMDIRKRIYKFPKMGVKASLVAITTTSGTGSEVTPFAVVTDDATGLKYPLADYALTPDMAIVDANLVMDMPKSLCAFGGLDAVTHALEAYVSVLANEYSDGQALQALKLLKENLPASYHEGAKNPIARERVHNAATIAGIAFANAFLGVCHSMAHKLGSEFHIPHGLANALLISNVIRYNANDNPTKQTAFSQYDRPQARRRYAEIADHLGLGQPGDRTAAKIAALLKWLDEIKTDLGIPKSIREAGVQEADFLAKIDKLAEDAFDDQCTGANPRYPLIAELKQIMLDSFYGREFSEGASATSEETEKPAAASRSKKKVK; translated from the coding sequence ATGACTGTAACAAACGTTGCTGAACTGAATGCGCTGGTAGCCAGAGTAAAACACGCGCAACAACAGTATGCAGATTTTAGTCAGGAGCAGGTTGATAAAATCTTTCGGGCAGCAGCACTGGCTGCCGCAGATGCCCGAATACCGTTGGCAAAAATGGCGGTGGCGGAATCCGGAATGGGGATCGTCGAAGATAAAGTTATTAAAAATCATTTTGCCTCCGAATACATCTATAACGCTTACAAAGATGAAAAAACCTGCGGCATCCTGGAAACGGATGATACTTTCGGTACTATCACCATTGCTGAACCCATCGGCCTGATCTGCGGTATCGTCCCAACCACTAACCCGACCTCCACTGCTATTTTCAAAGCACTAATCAGCCTTAAAACCCGTAACGGTATTATTTTCTCCCCTCATCCACGGGCAAAAAATGCAACTAATAAAGCTGCAGATATTGTGCTGCAGGCTGCTATTGCTGCGGGAGCACCTAAAGATCTGATCGGCTGGATTGATGAACCTTCTGTAGAGCTGTCTAACCAGCTAATGCATCACCCGGATATTAATCTGATTCTTGCTACGGGTGGCCCGGGCATGGTGAAAGCCGCTTACAGTTCAGGTAAACCGGCTATCGGTGTAGGTGCGGGTAACACTCCGGTAGTTATCGACAACACTGCGGATATTAAGCGTGCGGTTGCCTCTATCCTGATGTCAAAAACCTTCGACAACGGGGTCATCTGCGCCTCTGAACAATCAGTCATCGTCGATGATACTGTCTATGATGCAGTCCGTGAACGTTTCTCCAGTCACGGCGGTTATCTGTTACAAGGCAGTGAATTACAGGCAGTACAAAACATCATTCTAAAAAATGGTGGTCTCAACGCGGCCATTGTTGGTCAGCCGGCAACCCAAATTGCTGAGATGGCTGGTATTAACGTACCTGCAGACACCAAGATATTAATTGGTGAAGTCAGTGTTATTGATGAGTCTGAGCCTTTTGCTCACGAAAAATTATCACCAACACTCGCCATGTATCGTGCCAAAGACTTTAACGATGCTTTGCTTAAAGCCGAAAAACTGGTCGAAATGGGTGGTATCGGACATACCTCATGTCTGTATACCGACCAGGATAATCAGCCGGAACGGGTAAAATTGTTTGGTGAGAAAATGAAAACCGCCAGGATACTGATTAACACTCCTGCATCTCAGGGGGGTATCGGCGATTTATACAACTTTAAACTGGCCCCTTCCCTGACATTAGGCTGTGGTTCCTGGGGTGGTAACTCTATTTCAGAAAACGTCGGGCCTAAACACCTGATCAACAAAAAAACCGTCGCTAAACGGGCTGAAAATATGTTGTGGCATAAACTTCCTAAATCCATCTATTTTCGTCGTGGTTCACTGCCGATTGCTCTGGAAGAAATCGCCGGAGATGGTGCAAAACGGGCATTTATCGTTACCGACCGCTTCCTGTTTAACAATGGCTATGCGGACCAGGTTACCCGGGTATTAAAAGCGCATGGTGTTGAAACTGAGATATTTTTTGAAGTTGAAGCCGATCCGACGCTCAGCATTGTTCGTAAAGGCGCAGCTCAGATGCATAGTTTCAAACCTGATGTCATTATTGCCTTAGGTGGTGGTTCCCCGATGGATGCGGCGAAAATCATGTGGGTGATGTATGAGCATCCGGAAACTCACTTTGAAGAACTGGCTCTGCGATTTATGGATATCCGCAAACGTATCTATAAATTCCCTAAAATGGGCGTTAAAGCCAGCCTCGTCGCTATTACCACAACTTCCGGTACCGGTTCAGAAGTGACACCTTTTGCAGTGGTTACCGATGATGCCACCGGACTGAAATACCCTCTGGCGGACTATGCTCTGACACCGGACATGGCCATTGTCGATGCAAACCTGGTCATGGATATGCCAAAATCACTGTGTGCTTTTGGTGGTCTGGATGCAGTGACGCATGCACTTGAAGCTTATGTCTCAGTACTGGCGAACGAGTATTCCGATGGACAGGCACTGCAGGCGTTGAAATTGCTGAAAGAGAACCTGCCAGCCAGCTATCATGAAGGTGCGAAAAATCCGATTGCCCGCGAACGGGTACATAATGCCGCCACAATAGCAGGTATTGCCTTTGCTAACGCCTTCCTTGGGGTATGTCACTCAATGGCGCATAAGCTGGGTTCTGAATTCCATATCCCGCACGGGCTGGCAAATGCCCTGCTGATTTCGAATGTTATCCGCTATAACGCAAATGATAACCCTACTAAGCAGACCGCTTTTAGCCAGTATGACCGCCCTCAGGCACGTCGTCGTTATGCTGAAATTGCGGATCATCTGGGCTTAGGTCAGCCAGGCGATCGCACCGCAGCTAAAATTGCCGCCCTGTTGAAATGGCTGGATGAAATTAAAACAGACCTGGGAATTCCTAAATCAATTCGGGAAGCAGGCGTTCAGGAGGCCGATTTCCTCGCAAAAATTGATAAGCTGGCAGAAGATGCTTTCGACGACCAGTGTACAGGAGCTAACCCACGTTACCCTCTGATTGCCGAATTAAAACAGATAATGCTGGATAGTTTTTACGGCAGGGAATTCAGCGAAGGAGCATCTGCGACTTCTGAAGAAACTGAAAAACCTGCGGCTGCATCCCGCAGTAAAAAGAAAGTAAAATAA
- the rssB gene encoding two-component system response regulator RssB has translation MSNPLSGKNILVVEDEVVFSSLICGFVESMGGKTLPASDGKVALNLIDHYPVDLVICDLNMPVMRGDEFVQQLRIRGNALPVVIITASEDVSEIAGMLRLGVQDVLLKPLDDLERVRDVILECLYPSMFASKIKEDEQLFDSWDDLIQQPDKAIRLIKQLQPPIRQSLANTQVNYRQLTCTGEPGLVFDIAALSDSQIGFYVLDVTRAGNNGIMAALLLRVMFNELLQKKIADQRQQLPELSSILNDINKLLQDAGMTGQFPLLVGYYHHTQRQLLLVPAGLHSVIDIDGVQHELDTGIPPGTFEQIHATQHSFSLTACECSISGAGGKLKLMLCANDQLP, from the coding sequence ATGAGTAACCCATTGTCCGGTAAAAATATCTTAGTTGTTGAAGATGAAGTCGTCTTCTCTTCGCTGATTTGTGGTTTTGTTGAGAGTATGGGGGGGAAAACTCTGCCTGCCAGCGATGGAAAAGTGGCACTTAACCTGATCGACCATTATCCGGTTGATCTGGTCATTTGTGATCTCAACATGCCGGTGATGCGGGGTGATGAATTTGTTCAGCAATTACGTATTCGTGGCAATGCTCTCCCGGTTGTAATTATTACCGCCAGTGAGGATGTATCTGAAATTGCTGGCATGCTCCGGCTGGGTGTACAGGATGTACTGCTGAAACCTCTTGATGACCTGGAGCGGGTGCGGGATGTCATTCTGGAATGCCTCTATCCATCAATGTTTGCCTCCAAAATCAAAGAGGATGAGCAACTTTTCGACAGTTGGGATGATTTGATTCAACAGCCGGACAAAGCAATCCGGCTGATTAAACAACTCCAGCCCCCCATCCGTCAGTCTCTTGCTAACACTCAGGTGAATTACCGTCAGCTGACCTGTACCGGTGAACCCGGTTTAGTCTTTGATATTGCGGCACTTTCTGACTCTCAGATTGGCTTCTATGTACTGGACGTGACTCGTGCCGGCAACAACGGCATTATGGCGGCGTTGTTACTGCGGGTTATGTTTAATGAATTGCTGCAGAAAAAAATTGCTGATCAGCGTCAGCAGTTGCCTGAACTCAGTAGCATTCTTAATGATATCAATAAATTACTTCAGGATGCCGGGATGACGGGGCAGTTTCCTTTGCTGGTAGGATACTATCACCATACTCAGAGACAATTGCTACTGGTCCCTGCAGGGTTACACAGTGTTATTGATATTGACGGTGTTCAGCACGAACTGGATACCGGCATCCCGCCAGGAACATTTGAACAAATACATGCGACACAGCACAGTTTTTCTTTGACAGCGTGCGAATGTAGTATCAGTGGAGCTGGTGGAAAGCTCAAACTGATGCTCTGTGCAAATGATCAGCTTCCATGA
- the galU gene encoding UTP--glucose-1-phosphate uridylyltransferase GalU has protein sequence MSAYKSKVKKAVIPVAGLGTRMLPATKAIPKEMLPLVDKPLIQYVVNECIAAGIHEIILVTHSSKNSIENHFDTSFELEAMLEKRVKRQLLDEIQSICPPHVTIMQVRQGVAKGLGHAVMCAHPLVGDEPFAVILPDVIIDEYESNLQQENLAEMLHRFDETGRSQIMVEPVADVTAYGVVDCQGADLQPGQSAPMVGVVEKPKASEAPSNLAVVGRYVLSEHIWPLLAKTPPGAGGEVQLTDSIAMLMEKETVEAYHLKGLSHDCGNKLGYMQAFVEYGVRHPVLGEDFKNWLSKTVS, from the coding sequence ATGTCTGCTTATAAATCAAAAGTAAAAAAAGCGGTAATTCCGGTGGCGGGATTAGGAACCCGTATGTTGCCGGCAACCAAGGCAATTCCAAAAGAGATGCTGCCACTGGTTGATAAGCCGTTGATCCAGTATGTGGTGAATGAATGTATTGCTGCCGGTATTCATGAAATTATTCTGGTAACGCACTCTTCAAAAAATTCTATCGAAAACCACTTTGATACCAGCTTCGAGTTAGAAGCTATGCTGGAAAAACGTGTTAAACGTCAGTTACTCGATGAAATTCAAAGCATCTGTCCTCCTCACGTCACCATTATGCAGGTGCGTCAGGGTGTTGCAAAAGGACTGGGGCATGCTGTGATGTGTGCACATCCGCTGGTAGGTGATGAACCTTTTGCGGTTATCCTGCCAGATGTGATCATTGATGAATACGAATCAAACCTGCAGCAGGAGAACCTGGCAGAGATGTTACACCGGTTCGATGAGACCGGTCGTAGTCAGATTATGGTTGAGCCGGTTGCCGATGTCACTGCATACGGTGTAGTTGACTGCCAGGGCGCGGACTTACAACCTGGCCAGAGTGCACCAATGGTTGGAGTGGTCGAGAAGCCTAAAGCTTCTGAAGCACCTTCAAACCTGGCCGTTGTGGGTCGCTATGTACTTTCTGAACATATCTGGCCTCTGCTGGCGAAAACTCCTCCGGGAGCAGGTGGTGAAGTACAGTTAACTGACTCTATCGCTATGCTGATGGAGAAAGAAACTGTCGAAGCTTACCACCTCAAAGGTCTTAGTCACGATTGTGGTAACAAGCTGGGTTATATGCAGGCGTTTGTTGAATACGGTGTTCGTCACCCTGTTCTTGGCGAAGATTTCAAAAACTGGTTGAGCAAAACTGTAAGCTGA
- the hns gene encoding histone-like nucleoid-structuring protein H-NS — translation MSDAIKSLNNIRTLRAQAREYSIETLEEMLEKFEVIVNERREEESQAVAQNSERLRKLEQYREMLIADGIDPNELLQAVAAAKPAVKARRAARPAKYQYTDEAGELRTWTGQGRTPAVIRKAIESDGKKLEDFAL, via the coding sequence ATGAGCGATGCGATTAAATCGTTGAATAATATTCGTACACTGCGTGCGCAAGCCAGAGAATATAGTATTGAAACTCTGGAAGAGATGCTTGAGAAATTTGAAGTTATTGTTAACGAGCGTCGTGAAGAAGAATCCCAGGCTGTTGCACAAAACTCAGAACGTTTACGCAAACTGGAACAATATCGTGAAATGCTGATTGCAGATGGTATTGATCCAAATGAACTTCTGCAGGCTGTTGCAGCAGCTAAACCTGCGGTTAAAGCGCGTCGTGCCGCACGTCCTGCCAAATATCAGTATACTGATGAAGCGGGTGAACTTCGTACCTGGACTGGCCAGGGCCGTACACCAGCAGTGATCAGAAAAGCCATCGAATCAGACGGTAAAAAACTGGAAGACTTTGCTCTTTAA
- a CDS encoding HI1450 family dsDNA-mimic protein: MDLNNRLTEDETLEQAYDIFLELAGDNLDPADIILFNLQFEERGGAELFDPSEDWNEHVDFDLNPDFFAEVVIGLGEADGEPITDVFARVLLCREKDHKLCHILWRE, encoded by the coding sequence ATGGATCTCAACAATCGTCTTACTGAAGATGAAACGCTGGAGCAGGCGTACGATATATTTCTTGAACTGGCAGGGGACAATCTGGACCCGGCAGATATTATTCTGTTTAATTTACAGTTCGAAGAGCGCGGTGGCGCAGAATTGTTCGATCCTTCAGAAGACTGGAATGAACATGTCGACTTCGATTTAAATCCGGACTTTTTTGCCGAAGTAGTTATTGGTCTGGGTGAAGCCGATGGTGAACCTATTACCGATGTTTTCGCCCGGGTTTTGTTGTGTCGTGAAAAAGACCATAAACTCTGCCATATCCTGTGGCGTGAATAA
- a CDS encoding thymidine kinase: MAQLYFYYSAMNAGKSTSLLQSSYNYHERGMKTVIYTAEIDNRFGKGKVSSRIGLSSEARLYNQQTDIGDDIHRLHQEARLHCVLVDESQFLTRQQVKSLTWVTDFLDIPVLCYGLRTDFRGELFEGSQYLLAWADKLVELKTICHCGRKASMVLRLDAQGEPFRQGEQVVIGGNESYISVCRKHYWQAIEQNDLSAIHGAGNGPELIQP, translated from the coding sequence ATGGCACAGCTTTACTTTTATTACTCTGCAATGAATGCAGGGAAATCCACTTCATTGCTGCAATCGTCGTATAACTATCATGAACGCGGAATGAAAACGGTCATTTATACCGCTGAAATTGATAACCGCTTCGGAAAAGGTAAAGTCAGTTCCCGTATAGGATTATCCTCTGAAGCCAGGCTTTATAACCAGCAAACTGATATAGGTGATGATATTCACCGGCTACATCAGGAAGCCCGGTTACATTGTGTGCTGGTTGATGAAAGCCAGTTTCTAACCCGCCAGCAAGTGAAATCACTGACCTGGGTGACTGACTTTCTGGATATTCCTGTGCTGTGCTATGGATTGCGAACGGATTTTCGCGGGGAGTTATTCGAAGGGAGTCAGTATCTGTTGGCCTGGGCAGATAAATTAGTTGAGCTGAAAACCATCTGCCACTGTGGCCGTAAAGCCAGTATGGTATTACGCCTTGACGCGCAGGGTGAACCGTTCAGACAGGGAGAACAGGTGGTTATAGGCGGGAATGAAAGTTATATCTCAGTCTGCCGCAAACACTACTGGCAGGCAATTGAACAAAATGATCTCAGCGCTATACATGGTGCGGGGAATGGCCCGGAACTTATTCAGCCATAA